GACGTCGACCGCGCCTACGAGTTCGGCATCGTCACACTCGCAGCCGCGCTCGCGCATCGCGCCGGCGAACACTCCACCGAATGAGCGCTACGGCCGCCCGCCACCACCCGGCCCGCCTCCGCCATCGGGCGCGCCGCCGGCCGCAGGCGTCGTGGTGGTGTCGACGCGCACGACCAGGGAGGCCGCATACCCGGCATCCACCCCGCCGGTGACCGTCGCCATCTGCAGCACCCCGCCGTCCTCGCCGAAGACGTTGTCCGACGTCAGCGTGATCTGCGAGAGGTTCCGCGCCGAACCGTCGTAGCCCGAGCCTGCGTACACATCACTGAGCATCGCTTCGGGGAAGGCCAGCTGCGACGTGGCGATCGCGCGCGTCGAGTCGGTGATATCGGCCGCGCTCGGATAGACCTCGAAGTGGATGTGCGTCCAGCGGCCCGTGTAGCAGCCGGGGACGATCGAGGTGAAGGTCACCTGTCCGTTCGCATCGGCGACCTGCACGCCCCGCAGATACGTCTCGTTCTCGACGCCGCTCGAGTACATCGAGTACCGGCCCTGGGCGTCGCAGTGCCAGGCGTAGACGGCGACGCCCTGGAACGCGGCGTCGCCGTTGGCCATGTCGGTCACCCGCAGAGTGAACGTCAACGGCACCCCGCCGGCGGTCGCGCCGCCGCCGAGACT
This DNA window, taken from Microbacterium invictum, encodes the following:
- a CDS encoding intradiol ring-cleavage dioxygenase; the encoded protein is MTRIPEPEQTPDGPAYEGRLLDRVDEEVVDQGAAFDLRTLVSRRGILSLVGIGAGAAALAACTPKASSTPSPTVSASPSATPAPTPTPTPTTVTELPAGEIPDETAGPYPGDGSNGPDVLEQSGIVRGDIRSSLGGGATAGGVPLTFTLRVTDMANGDAAFQGVAVYAWHCDAQGRYSMYSSGVENETYLRGVQVADANGQVTFTSIVPGCYTGRWTHIHFEVYPSAADITDSTRAIATSQLAFPEAMLSDVYAGSGYDGSARNLSQITLTSDNVFGEDGGVLQMATVTGGVDAGYAASLVVRVDTTTTPAAGGAPDGGGGPGGGGRP